GCGAAACCGATCACCTGCAAATCCGCACGGACATTGACGAACAGGACGCGCCGCTTGTCGTCGCCAATCAGCCCGCCATCGCGTATCTGAAAGGCGACACCAAAAATCCCATTCCGTTGCGTTTCATCCGCATCGAACCGTACGTCGTTCCAAAAAAATCCCTTACCGGCGACAGCACCGAACGCGTGGACACGCGCGTGCTGCAAATCATTTTTCAATTTGAACGTCCCGCCTCGCCAGTGTATGTCGGTCAGCAAATGGATGTTTTCATTCAGCGTCCCGGCGATGCCAATGCCGTCGCACAAGCTCCGGTGAACACTACGCCACGATGAAAACCCATTCGTCATCACCCATGAAAAATAATCTTATCCGCGCCACGATTTTGTTTGGCGCTGCCTTCAGCATTTTCACGGCCTTCGCCGATGCGCCCGACACGAACCAGGTTCCGTCGTGGATTGATCATCCGCTCTCGCTCGCTGAGACAATCAACCTCGCCTTGCAACAAAACGGCGCGATCCTCCGCGGTAAAAGCGATCTCCAGGCGCAATATGGGGTCGTCGTGCAAACCCGCGCCATCGCCATTCCGAGACTCTCGGCCACCGGCAATTATCTTTACACCACCGAAGTCGAAACCGCGCCTTATCCCGGCGCGCCCGGGGCCATCAATAATACCTGGGGCGCGACGCTTCAGCTCACGCAAAGCATTTATCAGGGCGGCCAAATCACGTCGTCCCTTCGCTCGGCCAAACTCACCCAGGCGCAGGCCATCCTCGATTATCAAACCGTTATCGCGGATAATCTACTGCAAGTCCGCATTGCCTATTACGATGTCCTGCAAGCCGCCGAACAAATCACGGTTGAAGACGCTTCCGTCAAGCTCCTGCATAAACAACTCGAAGACCAGCAGCGCCGTTACGATGCCGGTTCTGTTCCGCGTTTCAATGTTCTGCAAGCCGAAGTCGCCGAAGCCAACGAACGTCCTCATCTCATTTCCGCGCGCAATAATTATCGCATCTCCAAGAACACGCTCGTGGATTTGCTCGGCGTTCGTTTGCCGCCGCAGATCTCCCAGGACGTCCCGCTGCAACTCAGCGACAAACTTGACGCCGATCCGTATCAGATTGATTTGCCCATCGCCATCGGCAAGGCCTTCGAGAATCGTTCCGAGCTGGCGTCGCTGCGCAAGAAACAGGCGTTGAGCGATGAAGCGGTCATCGGCGCGAATTCGAATTACAAACCGTCCGTGCAACTCATCGGCCAATACGGCGCGCGCAATTCCGAATTGCTCAGCGACGATCCCGGCTTCGTCGTTCATGGCGCGAGCGCGGGCGCGCAAGTGAGCTGGAATATTTTTGACGGTTTTCTCACCAAGGGAAAAGTCCAGCAGGCGAAAGCGCAGCAACAGGGCGCGCGCGTGGACGTGGACAACGAAATGCGCTCCATCGAACTCGAAGTGCGCACCGATTATTCCAACTTCATCGAAGCCAGCGAAACCCTTGAGTCGCAGAAAAAAGTTTTGGAAGAAGCCGAGGAGGCGTTGCGGCTCGCCACCGCGCGCAATGGCGCCGGCACGGGCACCCAACTCGATGTTTTGAGCGCCGAGACTTCGCTCACCCAGTCGCGCTCGACGCAAATCCAGGCGTTGCATGATTATGATACCGCGCGCGCGCGTCTCGAACGCGCCATCGGCATCAACATCATGCAGACCAATGGAAAATAGTACATCGGCACGCCGCGCAATCTTCTTTAACCACTTCGGCAACCGCGAAAGTGGCCCGCCATTTGCTGATTCAGAAACGCAATAGTGCATCGGCTGTGCCGTAGTGAAAATGGGGCGCAACCGGTGGTAAGATTGGTCGAAGTCCGGTAACGGGCGCGAAATTTGGTGTTTGCGGCCCGCGAAAATTCAAGGCTTTCGCCTTGCGGAGGTTCGTTCATCTCACGATTGAGACAAGCGGCATGAAAGGCCGTTTGTGACGGTGTCCCGGTTTGTACATTTTCTGAACAGTTATGAAAATCGAAGTTCATGGCGAAACGATCCGGATCACCGGCGTCCGGGAGTTGGGCACGTCCAACTCGACGGAACTTCGCGACCAGGCCCGCGCCGCGCTCACGCCCGCGCAGAAGAACATGGAGATTGATCTTTCCGAAACCGTGCTGCTCGATAGCTGCGGTCTCGGCACGCTCATTTCGCTTCACAAGACCATTTGCAGCCGTCACGGAACCGTCCGCCTGATGAA
This genomic window from Verrucomicrobiia bacterium contains:
- a CDS encoding TolC family protein; translation: MKNNLIRATILFGAAFSIFTAFADAPDTNQVPSWIDHPLSLAETINLALQQNGAILRGKSDLQAQYGVVVQTRAIAIPRLSATGNYLYTTEVETAPYPGAPGAINNTWGATLQLTQSIYQGGQITSSLRSAKLTQAQAILDYQTVIADNLLQVRIAYYDVLQAAEQITVEDASVKLLHKQLEDQQRRYDAGSVPRFNVLQAEVAEANERPHLISARNNYRISKNTLVDLLGVRLPPQISQDVPLQLSDKLDADPYQIDLPIAIGKAFENRSELASLRKKQALSDEAVIGANSNYKPSVQLIGQYGARNSELLSDDPGFVVHGASAGAQVSWNIFDGFLTKGKVQQAKAQQQGARVDVDNEMRSIELEVRTDYSNFIEASETLESQKKVLEEAEEALRLATARNGAGTGTQLDVLSAETSLTQSRSTQIQALHDYDTARARLERAIGINIMQTNGK
- a CDS encoding STAS domain-containing protein, yielding MKIEVHGETIRITGVRELGTSNSTELRDQARAALTPAQKNMEIDLSETVLLDSCGLGTLISLHKTICSRHGTVRLMNPTPGVQQILELTRMHRIFEIVKN